A window of bacterium genomic DNA:
TGCTCGCAGCCACCGACTGCGAAGTCTACGTCTGCCCCGGCACGAGCAGCTGGTCCAGCTTCGCCGGGAGGGGAAGAAACGCGCTGATCAACCTGACCGAGGCGGCGGCCGCGGGGGTTGCCACCGGCGCGGCCGGCTATCTGGTGACCGACTGGGGCGATCGCGGCCACCTGCAGCCTCTTTCTGCCAGCTATCTCGGCTTCGCCGCCGGAGCTGCCTTTGCCTGGCACCGAACCGAAGCCAAGCGACGCGACGCGGGTGATTGGGCTCGGGCAATCGATCGGTGGCTGCTCGACTCGCCGGGCTGCGGCCTGGGCGAGGCGGCGCTCGATCTTGCGGATGCCTACACCCTAACGGGTGCAACGCAGAAGAACGGAACCGCGTTCTTTCATCTGCTGATGTCGCCCGATGACGGCCTCGAGAATCCTCGCTATCGAGGCCTCTCTCGGGAAGGACTGGCCAAAGCGCGCCGGACGATCCGTAGTGCGGCCGCCAAAGCCGCCCGCGCCGACACCCAGAGCATCGAGGGGCGCCGGACCCGCAGCGAGCTCAACTGGGTCGCCGACACACTCCAGCTAGCGTGCGCGGTCGGCGAGGCTCGGCTCGACTCACCGTTCTCCGACCTGACCGGCTTTCCGACCGAGACTCGCACCACTCTCGCGGCCCAGTGCGCCGAGCTCGCGGATCGCCGGGCCGAGCTGTGGCCCGAGCGCAACCGCCCAGGCGGACTCGACGACTCGTTGCACCTGTTCAAGCGTCTGGCTCGGCGGCTCTAGCCGCGGCAAAGGTCGTTGCCGGGTGGCCCAGCGAGCGGCTGGAACCCGTCACCGCCGTCGACGCGCCAGCCTGAGCATCAGCACCGCGGCCCGCTGCACCTGCATGGGCAAGGTTGACAGATCGGCGACCTCGTCGACCGTGTGCCCCCCCTCCCCCATCAAGCCGACGCCGTCCAGTGCCATCTCCACGTACTCGGCCGCAAAGGAGACGTCCGCCGCCCCCGCGTTGCGAGGATTGACCGCCTGCACCGGGCCGTAGCCGAGATCGCGGCTGACTTCGTCATAGAGAGCCAGCAGGCGCCGGTTACCGTCGCTGGCTCCCATCGGCGGATAAGAAGGCGAAAAGGTCAGCTCGGTCTGGGCGTGCGGCAGGTTGTGGGCCACGATCTCGCGCATCCGCCGGGTCGCTCGCTCGTACTGAGCCGGCGAAGTGGCCCGGAGGTCACCGGTCACCACGGCATGCTCGGCAATGACGTTGTTCTTGCCGAAAGCCCCGCCTCGAGCCTCGCCGGCATCGAACTCGACGTCGGTGCCGCCCAGGATGACTCCCGGATTGCAAGTGAGGTTCTCTTCACTCCGAAGATCTTCTCGAAAAGCCGTGAGAATTCGCGCCGCCTCGTAGATCGCGCCCGCACCGACCTTCGGTTGGAAGATCTGCGACGAATGAGCGGGCTTCGCTTTGACGGTCAGCGTCCAGCTGCCCGATCCGCGCCGCGAGATCACGGCGGTTTCCGGGTCGCCGTCACCGTCCTCGAAGCCGATCGCGACGTCCGCGACCTTGGCGGAATCGACGAGTACCGCTCGCGCGGCCTCGAGTGGCCGGCCCGAGCGCTCCTCGTCGCCGGTCATCACGACCGTTACGTCCACTTCGTCGAGCGCTCCGATCGCTTCGAGCGCCCGCAAGGCTTGAATCAGGACCACGTCGC
This region includes:
- a CDS encoding M20 family metallopeptidase — translated: MLPRLRRWLLIALSVLVAAPGVAELSREEQEIVAWIETHNGEALELLERVVDINSGTMNFAGVREVGEIFAAELEDLGFQTEWLDGVSFGRAGHLIARWSVRQSAQPPDNRGVERIHFLLIGHLDTVFEQDSPFQSYELLDGNRASGPGTTDMKGGDVVLIQALRALEAIGALDEVDVTVVMTGDEERSGRPLEAARAVLVDSAKVADVAIGFEDGDGDPETAVISRRGSGSWTLTVKAKPAHSSQIFQPKVGAGAIYEAARILTAFREDLRSEENLTCNPGVILGGTDVEFDAGEARGGAFGKNNVIAEHAVVTGDLRATSPAQYERATRRMREIVAHNLPHAQTELTFSPSYPPMGASDGNRRLLALYDEVSRDLGYGPVQAVNPRNAGAADVSFAAEYVEMALDGVGLMGEGGHTVDEVADLSTLPMQVQRAAVLMLRLARRRR